Below is a genomic region from Alkalinema sp. FACHB-956.
CTCCACCGATCGCGACGTTTCCACCTGGGACACCGTCGTTTGCGAAATCGACTCCACCCACTGGCTAATTTGTTGCGAGACTTTCACCAGACTGGCCAACCCCAGCTTGGCATTGCGCACATCATGGCTCCCCGCAGCAACCTGCTGACTGCCTTGGTTCATCGCCTCGACGACGGCTTTGGTTTCCAACTGAATGGTTTCCGTAATTTGCTCAATTTCCCGCGTGGCCTCCGCCGATCGGGCCGCCAATCCCGCCACTTCCGAGGCAATGATGGCAAAGCCGCGTCCCTGGGCTCCCGCACGACTGGCTTCTAAACCCGCATTGACGGCAAGGAGGTCAGTCTGTACCGCAAATTCCTTAATTAGGGCAACAATACGGGAAATTTGCTGGGAGGACATACCGAGCTGCTGCACCTTTTGCGCCGTGTCTTCGATCGTCCCGCGCAACTGATCAATTTTCTCCACGGTGACCGCCATGGACTGTTCATGGGTCATGGCAGTTTTCGTCGCATTCTGAGCGACGATCGTCGATTGATTGGCATTTTCCGCGATCGTTTCGATCGTCGTGGTCATGTGTTGAATTAAGCTCAACAGGTGTTGAATCTCACTCACCTGCTGCCTCGATTCCAAAGCCAGGTTCTGCATAGCAGCTTCGTTATCGCTCAGCAAATCATTCACCGTCAACGTGGATGATTTCACCTTCACCACCAGGTCACGCAAGCTTTCTACAATCACATTAAAGAAGTCACCCAGCGTTCCGAGATCCCCCGCCATCACGTCAGCTCGAACGGTCAAGTCCCCCTGGGCAACGCCTTCCACATCATTCAATAAATGGACAATTTGTTGCTGAAGTTGATCCTTGAGCGTTTCTGCGGACAATCGTGATTGCTGTTGATTTTTCAACAACTGAGCTTGATCTAAGGCATAACCGATCTGGTTGGCAAACTGCACAAATAGGTTGATTTCAGACCCTTGCCAATAGCGAGGTCGTTGGCATTGGTGGGCACAGAGCAAACCAATTAACTGGTTATTATGACGAATGGGAGCCACCAGATTGGCTTTGACTTGTAACCGCTCTAAATAGTCGCGGTGACGATCGGTCAGATCCGCCTGGTTCACGTCATTCATAAACCAGAAAGATTGCTCCTTCGGTTGTTCAGTTTTACTCAAGCCCAACAGATCATCGATTTCTAACCCTACGGCCTGGGGTACCCCCGACACCACCGATTCCGCAATAGCCTTCCCCCGGAACCCAGAATCCGTAAAGTCATACATCAATACCCGATCGACCTTGAGCAACTGACGAATTTCTTCCACCGCCGTTTGGGTAATGCTGTCAAAACTGAGGGAACTGCGCATCTTAGCGATCGCGTCGTTGAGCATCTTCGCTTCTCGCGCTTGTTGCTCCTGGCGACTGGCTTCTTCCGACAGCGCCATTTCCGAGGCCGCGATCGTGTCAGCCATGCGGTTAAATTGCACCGTCAACTGGCCAATTTCATCACTGGACAACACCTTAGCCCGAGCCGTCCGATCTCCCTGGGCAAAGGCTTGGGCCGTCTGTTCCAATTGCCGAATCGCCTTCACCACCGTGCGCCGA
It encodes:
- a CDS encoding methyl-accepting chemotaxis protein codes for the protein MTNTLPSPPKSKTALPADLQLPPREPSPSLGANLFQWFNDRPIGQKQVLAIIACELIPILGLGIGSTIVLTNSLRTQLLSQATSELAVTETNYNIKINQMGFGSRGQADNVSVINAAKLRSRGETVNAGLQSYIKTILQNEVRARKIEYATLVGRDLKIITNANNDRTGDTFDPNQLVSEALKTNQQIKASAIVAQQEINRESPPLPENYDRELPQALIRYVVTPVKDPATQAPIGALVFGDVVNYKPTIVENTINAFGGGYSGVYLQAAPQQFRIGSTFDGIQRDLGIPQAGLDLLNQAVQQKGKAVTGRMEINGKTYTVAAKALPTRIVETPNGSEPSYTPEAPALIVRGTPEDSVNQLLQRSLLQEGVVLGVSFLFIVGFSLLFRRTVVKAIRQLEQTAQAFAQGDRTARAKVLSSDEIGQLTVQFNRMADTIAASEMALSEEASRQEQQAREAKMLNDAIAKMRSSLSFDSITQTAVEEIRQLLKVDRVLMYDFTDSGFRGKAIAESVVSGVPQAVGLEIDDLLGLSKTEQPKEQSFWFMNDVNQADLTDRHRDYLERLQVKANLVAPIRHNNQLIGLLCAHQCQRPRYWQGSEINLFVQFANQIGYALDQAQLLKNQQQSRLSAETLKDQLQQQIVHLLNDVEGVAQGDLTVRADVMAGDLGTLGDFFNVIVESLRDLVVKVKSSTLTVNDLLSDNEAAMQNLALESRQQVSEIQHLLSLIQHMTTTIETIAENANQSTIVAQNATKTAMTHEQSMAVTVEKIDQLRGTIEDTAQKVQQLGMSSQQISRIVALIKEFAVQTDLLAVNAGLEASRAGAQGRGFAIIASEVAGLAARSAEATREIEQITETIQLETKAVVEAMNQGSQQVAAGSHDVRNAKLGLASLVKVSQQISQWVESISQTTVSQVETSRSVEALMQTTAKLTETTAASSEQVVVALQKTVATAQDLKDSVEMFKVE